The following proteins come from a genomic window of Microbacterium sp. SY138:
- the ftsX gene encoding permease-like cell division protein FtsX has product MRIGLILTEALGGLRRNISMVISVVLVTFVSLTFVGAAILMQGQIGVMRGYWAERAQVAVYMCSAVSESETCLDGAASEEQVASVRAQLEGDALKPLISSMTFDTKEETYAKLVDQLGADQASVLSPDQAFEVFFVTMKDPGQSQVLAEAFSGQAGVEQVKDQLQYLEPLFSALTVATYIAVGIAVLMLIAATLLIGTTIRLSAYARRKEIGIMRLVGASNRFIQTPFVLEGVFAAFLGSALASAAVVAGMHFGVNGYLRGRVPFITTWVTMQDAALVVPVLIGIGVILAALSAGFAIRRWLRT; this is encoded by the coding sequence ATGAGAATCGGACTCATCCTGACCGAAGCCCTGGGCGGCCTGCGGCGGAACATCTCGATGGTGATCTCCGTCGTGCTCGTCACCTTCGTCTCCTTGACGTTCGTGGGCGCCGCGATCCTCATGCAGGGGCAGATCGGGGTCATGCGCGGGTACTGGGCCGAACGTGCCCAGGTGGCGGTGTACATGTGTTCGGCGGTCTCGGAATCCGAGACGTGCCTCGACGGCGCGGCGAGCGAGGAGCAGGTCGCCTCCGTCCGGGCTCAGCTCGAGGGTGACGCGCTCAAGCCGCTCATCAGCTCCATGACCTTCGATACGAAGGAAGAGACGTACGCCAAGCTCGTCGACCAGCTCGGCGCGGACCAGGCGAGCGTGCTCTCGCCCGACCAGGCGTTCGAGGTGTTCTTCGTCACGATGAAGGACCCTGGTCAGTCGCAGGTGCTCGCCGAGGCCTTCAGTGGACAGGCCGGCGTCGAGCAGGTTAAGGACCAGCTGCAGTATCTCGAGCCGTTGTTCTCCGCGTTGACGGTCGCGACCTACATCGCGGTCGGAATCGCCGTGCTTATGCTCATCGCGGCGACCCTGCTGATCGGAACGACCATCCGGTTGTCGGCGTATGCGCGGCGCAAGGAGATCGGCATCATGCGCCTGGTCGGAGCCTCGAACCGCTTCATCCAGACGCCGTTCGTCCTCGAGGGCGTGTTCGCCGCGTTCCTCGGCTCGGCTCTGGCCAGTGCCGCCGTCGTCGCCGGTATGCACTTCGGGGTCAACGGCTACCTGCGGGGGAGGGTGCCGTTCATCACCACATGGGTCACGATGCAGGACGCGGCTCTCGTGGTTCCCGTGCTGATCGGGATCGGCGTGATCCTCGCCGCGCTCTCCGCCGGCTTCGCGATCCGACGCTGGCTGCGTACCTGA
- the smpB gene encoding SsrA-binding protein SmpB, whose protein sequence is MPRERGEKVVATNRRARHDYTIEKSYEAGMVLTGTEVKSLRQGRANLSDGYAFVKGNEVFLDSVHIPEYSQGHWTNHSAKRIRKLLLHREEIAKIAHAVSAGGYTLIPLKLYFSDGRAKVEIALAKGKREYDKRQTLRERQDTREADRAMRLRNRVGE, encoded by the coding sequence ATGCCCAGGGAACGCGGAGAGAAGGTCGTCGCGACCAATCGTCGCGCACGTCACGACTACACGATCGAGAAGTCGTACGAAGCGGGGATGGTGCTCACCGGCACCGAGGTCAAGTCGCTGCGTCAGGGTCGCGCCAACCTCAGTGACGGCTATGCGTTCGTGAAGGGGAACGAGGTCTTCCTCGATTCCGTGCACATCCCCGAGTACTCGCAGGGGCACTGGACGAACCACTCGGCCAAACGCATCCGCAAGCTGCTCCTCCATCGCGAGGAGATCGCCAAGATCGCGCACGCCGTCTCGGCCGGGGGATACACCCTCATCCCGCTGAAGCTGTACTTCTCCGACGGTCGTGCCAAGGTCGAGATCGCCCTGGCGAAGGGCAAGCGCGAATACGACAAGCGGCAGACCCTGCGCGAGCGTCAGGACACCCGTGAGGCCGACCGTGCCATGCGTCTGCGCAATCGCGTGGGAGAGTAG
- a CDS encoding prolyl oligopeptidase family serine peptidase, whose product MTSSPYGSWPSPFSAPSVAASSPRIDGARFVGTEIWWGESVPSEKGRVTVRSSTGAEVLPAPWNARSRVHEYGGGAWTADDRGTLYFVDASDQRVRRLTPDGDLVTLTAAGPAHGGLRVQDGRLLAVREDLSTTPHLRAIVEIPLDGSAAEDESAVSVIVQGEGFFAHPAFSPDGTRAAWVAWERGKMPWESARVQVAEVDGGLPRTIPSRAALQPEWLSDTELVFADIADDRWTLHRIAIDGVTPSGSPRPLAPSDADTGYGLWVLSNRWYQPLEDGRILAVRTNGRDDVVVIDTGGGESIIEFPGDGHVSVDAVHGTRVLLSGNGSRVAAGLWCVDIESGEVVAVRGGEPVDPRWMPASMSIEIDGPHGAVHAFAYPPANPDEEAPDDELPPYVVLVHGGPTAHVTGAASAAIAFYTSRGIGVLDVNYGGSTGYGRAYRERLDGQWGVVDVDDVIAAARGLAATGLADPDRLAIRGGSAGGWTVLSALVRGGAFAAGISRYGVADLRMLAAETHDFEASYIDGLVGPLPEYEHLYVERSPLTHTDRITVPVLLLQGGEDRVVPPSQSEAIRDALAERGIEHEYVLYPTEGHGFRSAETIVDSLDRELAFLGRVFGFHPRP is encoded by the coding sequence ATGACGTCGTCCCCCTACGGTTCCTGGCCTTCGCCTTTCTCCGCACCATCAGTCGCGGCGTCCTCTCCTCGCATCGACGGCGCCCGCTTCGTCGGCACGGAGATCTGGTGGGGTGAGTCGGTGCCGTCCGAGAAGGGACGGGTGACGGTACGGAGTTCCACGGGCGCCGAGGTCCTCCCCGCGCCCTGGAACGCCCGCTCCCGCGTGCACGAATACGGTGGCGGCGCCTGGACGGCGGACGATCGGGGGACGCTCTACTTCGTCGACGCCTCAGACCAGCGGGTGCGCCGCCTGACCCCCGACGGGGATCTCGTCACGCTCACCGCGGCCGGTCCCGCGCACGGAGGTCTGCGCGTGCAGGACGGACGTCTGCTCGCCGTGCGCGAAGACCTCTCGACCACACCGCACCTCCGTGCGATCGTCGAGATCCCGCTCGACGGCTCCGCCGCAGAAGACGAGTCCGCAGTCAGCGTGATCGTGCAGGGCGAGGGGTTCTTCGCCCACCCCGCATTCTCCCCTGACGGGACCCGCGCCGCGTGGGTCGCCTGGGAACGGGGGAAGATGCCGTGGGAGAGCGCGCGCGTGCAGGTCGCCGAGGTCGACGGAGGCCTCCCGCGGACGATCCCCTCGCGAGCGGCGCTGCAGCCCGAGTGGCTCAGCGACACGGAACTGGTCTTCGCCGACATCGCCGATGACCGCTGGACACTCCACCGCATCGCCATCGACGGGGTGACGCCTTCCGGATCCCCGCGGCCGCTGGCCCCGTCCGATGCCGACACGGGCTACGGGCTCTGGGTGCTCAGCAACCGCTGGTATCAGCCGTTGGAGGACGGCCGCATCCTCGCCGTCCGCACGAACGGGCGCGACGACGTCGTCGTGATCGACACCGGAGGGGGCGAGAGCATCATCGAGTTCCCCGGCGACGGTCATGTGAGCGTCGATGCGGTCCACGGCACCCGGGTGCTGCTCTCCGGCAACGGTTCCCGGGTGGCGGCGGGGCTCTGGTGCGTCGATATCGAGTCGGGAGAGGTCGTCGCCGTGCGCGGCGGGGAGCCCGTCGATCCGCGCTGGATGCCGGCGTCGATGTCGATCGAGATCGACGGTCCGCACGGCGCCGTGCACGCATTCGCCTATCCGCCGGCGAACCCCGACGAGGAGGCCCCCGACGACGAGCTCCCGCCCTACGTCGTGCTGGTCCACGGCGGACCGACGGCGCATGTGACCGGGGCAGCCTCGGCAGCGATCGCCTTCTACACGAGCCGCGGGATCGGCGTGCTCGACGTGAACTACGGGGGCTCCACCGGCTATGGTCGTGCCTATCGCGAACGCTTGGACGGCCAGTGGGGTGTCGTCGACGTCGACGACGTGATCGCGGCGGCGCGGGGCCTGGCTGCCACCGGGCTCGCCGACCCCGACCGTCTGGCCATCCGCGGCGGATCGGCAGGCGGCTGGACCGTGCTGTCGGCACTGGTGCGAGGCGGAGCCTTCGCCGCGGGGATCAGCCGCTACGGCGTCGCCGACCTGCGCATGCTGGCCGCGGAGACTCATGACTTCGAGGCATCGTACATCGACGGTCTGGTGGGCCCGCTGCCCGAGTACGAGCATCTGTACGTCGAGCGTTCACCGCTCACGCACACAGATCGCATCACTGTCCCGGTCCTGCTCCTGCAGGGCGGCGAGGACCGCGTCGTCCCTCCATCCCAGTCCGAGGCGATCCGCGATGCTCTGGCAGAGCGCGGCATCGAGCACGAGTACGTCCTCTATCCCACCGAGGGACATGGTTTCCGGAGCGCGGAGACCATCGTCGACTCCCTCGACCGCGAGCTGGCGTTCCTCGGCCGCGTCTTCGGCTTCCACCCGCGCCCGTGA
- the lexA gene encoding transcriptional repressor LexA has protein sequence MSENSAPESEAPRTRRRKSLSPKQMAILEVIQNSIAHHGYPPSMREIGDAVGLKSLSSVTHQLGQLELSGYLRRDPGKTRAMEVLIDLPGASTENPADVATPVGDAALVPLVGRIAAGVPITADQQVEEIFPLPRQLVGKGDLFMLKVSGESMIDAAICDGDWVVVRSQNSAENGEIVAAMLDGEATVKVLRRRDGHTWLLPRNSAFEPILGDEAVILGKIVAVLRAV, from the coding sequence ATGAGCGAGAACTCTGCCCCCGAGTCGGAGGCACCGCGCACGCGCCGCCGGAAGAGCCTCAGCCCGAAGCAGATGGCGATCCTCGAGGTCATCCAGAACTCGATCGCGCACCACGGTTACCCGCCGAGCATGCGCGAGATCGGCGACGCCGTCGGTCTCAAGTCCCTCTCCAGCGTCACCCACCAGCTCGGGCAGTTGGAGCTCAGCGGCTATCTGCGTCGCGACCCTGGGAAGACCCGCGCCATGGAAGTGCTCATCGACCTGCCGGGGGCCAGCACCGAGAACCCCGCCGACGTGGCGACCCCGGTCGGCGATGCGGCACTCGTCCCCCTGGTCGGACGCATCGCCGCGGGTGTGCCGATCACCGCCGACCAGCAGGTCGAGGAGATCTTCCCGCTCCCCCGCCAACTGGTGGGCAAGGGCGACCTGTTCATGCTCAAGGTCTCCGGCGAGTCGATGATCGACGCCGCCATCTGCGACGGCGACTGGGTCGTCGTCCGTTCGCAGAACAGCGCCGAGAACGGCGAGATCGTCGCGGCGATGCTCGACGGCGAGGCCACCGTCAAGGTGCTGCGCCGTCGCGACGGCCACACGTGGCTGCTCCCGCGCAACTCGGCGTTCGAGCCCATCCTGGGCGATGAAGCCGTGATCCTCGGCAAGATCGTGGCGGTGCTCCGCGCGGTCTGA
- a CDS encoding LysM peptidoglycan-binding domain-containing protein, which produces MSSISFSTAAVIPASTRPTTRLRLTTRGRAVLLAFASVPLAIGIAFAALSGGSAIASGADSAAVSVETVTVMPGDTLWSIATSVAPDADPRDVIGEISRMNLLRGGELQIGQTLAIPAQYVN; this is translated from the coding sequence ATGAGCAGCATCAGCTTCAGCACCGCAGCAGTCATTCCGGCGTCGACCCGTCCCACGACGCGACTCCGACTGACGACGCGTGGCCGCGCCGTGCTGCTGGCCTTCGCCTCGGTTCCGCTCGCGATCGGTATCGCCTTCGCGGCGCTCAGCGGCGGCAGCGCGATCGCTTCGGGAGCAGATTCGGCCGCCGTCAGCGTCGAGACCGTGACCGTCATGCCGGGAGACACTCTCTGGTCGATCGCCACCAGCGTCGCTCCCGATGCCGACCCGCGGGACGTCATCGGTGAGATCAGCCGGATGAACCTGCTGCGCGGTGGAGAACTCCAGATCGGCCAGACGCTCGCCATCCCGGCCCAGTACGTGAACTGA
- a CDS encoding histidinol-phosphate transaminase encodes MTLSLNDLPLRDDLRGLTPYGAPQAPLPIALNVNENTHPIPDAVASDILDDIAVAIRDVNRYPDREFTTLRESFAEYLGHGLTPEQIWAGNGSNEVLQHILQAFGGPGRTAFGFAPTYSMYPLIAQGTGARWIAGTRQPDYTITPDEAAEQVRAADPDVVILCSPNNPTGTPLGLDVIEAVYDAARGIVIVDEAYQEFAPRDAISALTLLDGRPRLAVSRTMSKAFAFAGARVGYLAADPAFIDALRLVRLPYHLSALTQAAAIAALRNADVMLAMVEEIVEQRDRITATLEALGYQPHESWSNFVLFGGVADPRATWQQLYDRGVLVRDVGIPGHLRVSAGTEAETTAFLEALASIGSAS; translated from the coding sequence GTGACCCTCTCCCTCAACGATCTCCCGCTACGTGACGATCTTCGCGGATTGACGCCATACGGCGCTCCGCAAGCGCCGCTCCCGATCGCGCTCAACGTGAACGAGAACACGCATCCGATCCCCGACGCGGTGGCGAGCGACATCCTCGACGACATCGCCGTCGCGATCCGCGACGTCAACCGCTATCCGGACCGGGAGTTCACGACGCTCCGCGAGTCGTTCGCGGAGTACCTGGGGCACGGGCTCACGCCGGAGCAGATCTGGGCCGGCAACGGCTCGAATGAGGTTCTCCAGCACATCCTCCAGGCTTTCGGAGGTCCCGGGCGCACGGCGTTCGGTTTCGCGCCGACGTATTCGATGTACCCGCTCATCGCCCAGGGGACGGGAGCACGCTGGATCGCCGGCACTCGTCAGCCCGACTACACGATCACCCCGGACGAGGCTGCCGAGCAGGTGCGGGCCGCCGATCCCGATGTGGTCATCCTCTGTTCTCCCAACAACCCCACCGGCACGCCGCTCGGGCTGGACGTGATCGAAGCCGTGTACGACGCGGCCCGTGGCATCGTGATCGTGGATGAGGCGTACCAGGAGTTCGCGCCGCGCGATGCGATCTCCGCCCTGACCCTGCTCGACGGACGCCCGCGTCTCGCCGTCTCGCGCACCATGAGCAAGGCCTTCGCCTTCGCCGGGGCCCGGGTCGGGTACCTCGCTGCTGACCCCGCCTTCATCGACGCGTTGCGTCTGGTGCGTCTGCCCTATCACCTGAGCGCTCTCACCCAGGCGGCGGCGATAGCGGCCCTGCGCAACGCCGACGTGATGCTCGCGATGGTGGAGGAGATCGTCGAGCAGCGCGATCGGATCACGGCGACTCTCGAAGCGCTCGGATACCAGCCGCACGAATCGTGGTCGAACTTCGTCCTGTTCGGCGGCGTCGCCGACCCGCGGGCCACCTGGCAGCAGCTGTACGACCGCGGCGTGCTCGTGCGCGATGTCGGCATCCCCGGACACCTCAGGGTCAGCGCGGGCACGGAGGCCGAGACCACCGCGTTCCTCGAGGCGCTGGCCTCGATAGGATCGGCTTCATGA
- the hisB gene encoding imidazoleglycerol-phosphate dehydratase HisB, translating to MSTPALTPRTANRVRSTSESTVELELNLDGTGASRIDTSVPFFDHMLTAFAKHSLTDLTVRASGDTHIDAHHTVEDVSIVLGQAILEALGDKSGISRYGDALVPLDEALAQAVVDISGRPYLVHTGEPEGFEHHLIGGHFTGSLVRHSFEAISFNAGLTVHVRVLGGRDPHHIAEAEYKAFARAFREAKALDPLVDGIPSTKGAL from the coding sequence ATGAGCACCCCCGCACTGACCCCGCGCACCGCGAACCGTGTGCGCAGCACGTCGGAGTCCACCGTCGAGCTCGAGCTGAACCTCGACGGCACCGGGGCGAGCCGAATCGACACGTCCGTGCCGTTCTTCGACCACATGCTCACCGCCTTCGCGAAGCATTCGCTGACCGACCTCACGGTGCGGGCTTCCGGCGACACGCACATCGACGCGCACCACACGGTGGAAGACGTCTCGATCGTGCTCGGCCAAGCCATTCTCGAAGCTCTCGGGGACAAGTCCGGGATCTCCCGTTACGGCGACGCGCTCGTTCCCCTCGACGAGGCACTGGCGCAGGCGGTCGTCGACATCTCCGGTCGTCCGTATCTCGTGCACACGGGAGAGCCTGAAGGCTTCGAACACCACCTCATCGGCGGGCACTTCACCGGTTCGCTGGTGCGTCACTCATTCGAGGCCATCAGTTTCAATGCCGGTCTGACCGTGCACGTGCGTGTGCTCGGCGGGCGTGATCCGCACCACATCGCCGAGGCGGAGTACAAGGCTTTCGCTCGCGCATTCCGCGAAGCCAAGGCTCTGGACCCGCTCGTCGACGGCATCCCGTCCACGAAGGGCGCGCTGTGA
- the hisH gene encoding imidazole glycerol phosphate synthase subunit HisH: protein MSAAPRVAVFDYESGNVHSAVKALVAAGADAVLTRDRATALEADGLVVPGVGAFQAVRDALRAHGGDEIIDRRLAGGRPVLGICVGMQVLFEHGVERGHDTEGLGEWPGAVTELNAPVLPHMGWNTVEPGADSVLFRGIEQERFYFVHSYAAQSWELDVIPPFPEPVLTWTTYGDPFLAAVENGPLSATQFHPEKSGEAGIQLLRNWVGSL from the coding sequence GTGAGCGCAGCGCCCCGGGTCGCGGTGTTCGACTACGAGTCGGGCAACGTCCACTCGGCGGTGAAGGCGCTCGTCGCCGCCGGCGCGGATGCCGTGCTGACGCGCGACCGCGCCACCGCTCTCGAGGCGGATGGACTCGTCGTCCCCGGTGTCGGTGCATTCCAGGCCGTCCGCGATGCCCTGCGCGCCCACGGAGGGGACGAGATCATCGATCGCCGTCTCGCCGGCGGCCGTCCGGTCCTCGGGATCTGCGTCGGGATGCAGGTCCTCTTCGAGCACGGCGTCGAGCGCGGGCACGACACCGAAGGGCTCGGCGAGTGGCCCGGCGCGGTCACCGAGCTCAATGCCCCGGTGCTGCCGCACATGGGCTGGAACACGGTCGAGCCCGGTGCCGACAGCGTGCTCTTCCGAGGCATCGAGCAGGAGCGCTTCTACTTCGTGCACTCCTACGCCGCGCAGTCCTGGGAACTCGACGTCATCCCGCCGTTCCCCGAGCCTGTGCTGACCTGGACGACGTACGGCGACCCGTTCCTCGCCGCCGTCGAGAACGGGCCGCTCTCGGCGACGCAGTTCCACCCGGAGAAGTCCGGGGAAGCCGGCATCCAGCTGCTGCGCAACTGGGTGGGAAGTCTCTGA
- the priA gene encoding bifunctional 1-(5-phosphoribosyl)-5-((5-phosphoribosylamino)methylideneamino)imidazole-4-carboxamide isomerase/phosphoribosylanthranilate isomerase PriA: MNDFAQSPSLTLLPAVDVAGGKAVRLTQGEAGTETSYGDPLDAAGEWVAQGAKWIHLVDLDAAFGRGSNAPILRKVIKQFKGVSIELSGGIRDDATLEAALESGATRINLGTAALENPEWAADVIGRYGEAIAVGLDVRGTTLAARGWTKEGGDLWEVLDRLEDAGCSRYVVTDVTKDGTLRGPNIELLREVTSRTPKPVVASGGISSLDDIAALRDLVPLGVEGAIVGKALYAGAFTLAEALDVAGD, encoded by the coding sequence ATGAACGACTTCGCGCAGTCCCCCTCGCTCACGCTCCTTCCCGCCGTCGATGTCGCCGGGGGCAAGGCCGTCCGCCTGACCCAGGGCGAGGCCGGAACCGAGACCAGCTACGGCGACCCGTTGGATGCCGCAGGGGAGTGGGTGGCGCAGGGAGCGAAGTGGATCCACCTCGTCGACCTCGACGCCGCGTTCGGCCGTGGCAGCAACGCACCGATCCTGCGCAAGGTCATCAAGCAGTTCAAGGGCGTGAGCATCGAGCTCTCCGGTGGCATCCGTGATGATGCGACGTTGGAGGCGGCTCTGGAGAGCGGGGCCACCCGGATCAACCTGGGCACGGCCGCGCTGGAGAACCCGGAGTGGGCGGCCGATGTGATCGGCCGTTACGGCGAGGCGATCGCGGTCGGCCTCGACGTGCGGGGGACGACGCTCGCCGCCCGCGGATGGACCAAGGAGGGCGGTGACCTCTGGGAGGTTCTCGACCGCCTCGAAGACGCCGGCTGCAGCCGTTATGTCGTCACCGACGTCACGAAGGACGGCACTCTTCGCGGCCCCAACATCGAACTGCTCCGCGAGGTCACCTCACGTACCCCGAAACCGGTCGTCGCATCCGGCGGGATCTCGAGCCTCGACGACATCGCCGCGCTCCGCGATCTCGTGCCGCTGGGCGTCGAAGGTGCGATCGTCGGCAAGGCACTCTACGCCGGCGCGTTCACGCTGGCTGAGGCTCTGGATGTCGCAGGAGACTGA
- a CDS encoding SseB family protein: MSQETDAHACGPESHNHGDSAGVPWEGRSFESNPHASDDGSADPALLAALLRFRAGEGSQVDVVDAFRTARVLIPLIAEKGEEGVAPSGLTVDKTQELSIVTVAAPDGRRVQPVFSSVQAMQAWDPTARPIPVEAVRAALAASAEDTDLIVLDPTSETEFVIRRPAVWAIAQEQRWEPSFLSTEVFTAVQESVAHELAVIDVAVAAGDPDARLRGPELIVVLELVDGLEREVLDAVLSRLAQRWASDDRIAVHADSLTVKLRRGV, encoded by the coding sequence ATGTCGCAGGAGACTGACGCGCACGCCTGTGGGCCGGAATCGCACAACCACGGCGATTCGGCGGGCGTCCCCTGGGAGGGGCGCAGCTTCGAGTCGAATCCGCACGCGTCGGACGACGGTTCCGCCGATCCCGCTCTGTTGGCCGCGCTGCTGCGGTTCCGTGCGGGTGAAGGCAGTCAGGTCGACGTGGTCGACGCCTTCCGTACCGCACGCGTGCTGATTCCGCTTATCGCCGAGAAGGGTGAGGAGGGTGTGGCGCCGAGCGGTCTCACCGTCGACAAGACGCAGGAACTGTCCATCGTGACGGTCGCGGCGCCTGACGGCCGGCGCGTGCAGCCGGTCTTCTCGTCCGTGCAGGCGATGCAGGCATGGGATCCGACCGCGCGACCGATCCCCGTCGAGGCCGTTCGAGCCGCGTTGGCGGCGTCGGCGGAGGACACCGATCTCATCGTTCTCGACCCGACGTCAGAGACGGAGTTCGTGATCCGGCGTCCCGCGGTCTGGGCGATCGCTCAGGAGCAGCGCTGGGAGCCCAGCTTCCTGTCGACAGAAGTGTTCACGGCTGTCCAGGAGAGCGTGGCTCACGAACTGGCGGTGATCGATGTGGCGGTGGCCGCGGGCGATCCCGACGCGCGGCTCCGGGGCCCCGAGCTGATCGTGGTCCTCGAGCTCGTCGACGGTCTGGAGCGTGAGGTGCTCGATGCCGTGCTCTCGCGTCTCGCTCAGCGCTGGGCGTCCGATGATCGCATCGCTGTGCACGCCGACTCGCTGACCGTGAAGCTCCGCCGCGGCGTCTGA